TATTTGCTTAACTATGTGAAGTAAGAGTATAAAAAGGGAGAAGTGGTGGAGGATCTCAGAGACTAGTCACTTGCCCTCTATTATTACGTGCTTTTCAAGATCAATTTTCCCTTCTGCACTACTCtaaactttcttttccttcagcTCAATTACATTTTCTAAAGGATATAAAGCTTTAGAACTAGAAGAAGGCCCATTCCAGTTGCTAGAATTTGTTCAAACACTACGAGACTTTTATGACCATTCTTCACTTGTGCATCATTTTGAACACTTGGGCCATCACTTTCACTTATGAATTCGTCTAATACGATTTCAAGAATTTCATCTAAACCTTTATCACAAATATAACATCTGACGGAATATtgacatttaaaattttgttgcgGGAGTAATCGTCCTCTTATACTAAAGTTTATCCTTTATCTTTCGGAAACTATTCCAAAGTTTTCTATATGACCCTCTCTAAAGTACATTCATATGAATAtttagaaagaaaggaagtAATGTACCAAAAATATTTATACAAAATTCGAGATAAGCCCTTGAAAGTTAAAACCGTCGAAATGCTGCCCGTTAAGACTGTCTTCAGGACATACACCTATGATGGAGTCatggaaaataagaaacaaaaatacaagATATACGAAGCCTATAAAACCAAGAACAAATTTTTGAAGGATAAACTGACAATGATGCTGGTGCAAGCCTAATTGGAGTCATAGAAGCATTTGAAAGAAGATCCTTTGGAAAGgatataaaaaatcatatttattgATGTATGAGCTAAATATCTATGCCGATTATTGATATTGTTATATCTGGAAGTGCTAAGATGACGTCAGTCTTCAATCCcaccctcttcaaaggcaaatTGGCCCTCATCAGTGGAGGCGCTACTGGTATTTGCTATGAAATCGCTAAACAGTTCCTCATCCATGGAGCCTCTGTCTACATCATCAGTCGTAAGATTGAGAACATTAACAAGGCCGTCAAGAGCTTAGCTGAGGAAACAGGGAATAAAACATTTGGGGAAGCTCGTGCGATGTCCGCAACTAAAAGGAGATCGTTTCAACCATCAAACTAATTCTCTAAAAACATGGAGAAATCGACATCTTAGTCAACGGAGCAGCAGGAAACTTCCTCTCACCCATCCACAACCTATCACCTAATGCCTTCAGGACCGTCCTCATGATCGACACCGTCGGCACCTTCCTCCTCTCCAAGTACACCGCCGAGCTCAGCATGAAGAAAAGTGGAGTAATCCTGAACATATCTGCCAACCTACATTATAGTGGCACTGCCCTCCAGGCGCACTCAGGAACTGCAAAGGCTGGAGTGGATGCACTTACCAAGCACATGGCTGTTGAGTTCGGACCAAGAGATATCAGGGTTATCGGTATTTGTCCAGGACCCATCCAAGGTACTGAGGGAATCGACAGGCTGAACCCTAAGGATGTGAAAACTGAGCAACTCCTGCCCCTGCAGCGACTGGGAACCAAACTGGACGTCGCCAATGCCTGCCTTTTCTCGGCCTCCTCTGCTGCCAGCTACGTAACGGGATCAATCATAATGGTCGACGGAGGAAGCACCCTTACTCAGCCTAACTTCGCATTTTCGAGCAAATAATTCGTGGAGGGCTATCCCACTTTGGCAAGAGCAAGCTCTGATCAATCACCATAAATCATTATACGATCTACCAAATGAATAGCTCTTTCATTATGCTTTGAGTTAATTCATgcaatttataatatttttgtgTGAGGAAAAATGTACATGCAGTTGTAGGAGTTGTCAGGTCGTGGAGGTCCTGGCAGAAACAACCGTCAAAACCAAAGCGGCAACAACTTCAACCAGCAGCAGAATTGGCAGAGTCAGGGGCAAGATAACAGACAGTtcaataacaataacaacagaAATCGAAGCCCATATCAAAACAATCAAAACCAGCAATACAACCAAACCAACAATACCAAAACAATTCCAGCCAATACAACCACAAGGTCAAAACTTCGGCAATAACTACAATCAGAACAATCGCAATCAAAACCAGAGAGGCAACTATAGGAATAACAACTATCAGAGAGACAATTACCAAAACGATCAAAGCTTCAATAACTATGAGCCTCAAACAACAACAGCAACTTTAATAATGGAAACTTCAATAATGACTCTTTTAGCAGACAAAACAACCGCAATTTCCAAAGAGAAAACTACACTAGTGAAAGAAGGAATAACTATAACAACTAAGGAGGAAGACAAGATTTCAGAAACGATAATTCAATAATGGGAGAAACAATCAGAATTACCAAAACTACCAACAAAACAATAGCAACCAGTACCAAAACACACCTAACAATCAATTTGATATTGAAGATGGCCAGGCACAGCCATACAACCAGCCACCACCTCAAGGACCATCTTTCAACAATAACAACAACTTCAACCAACAAAATAATAGAAGGCCTCCTCGAAACAACGACGGCAACTTTGGCCAAAACCAATTCAGAGACAGAAGGAACAATTACGATGGCAACAACCAAAACTAAAACCAAAGGAGAGAATATAGAAGCTATCCCGATCGTAGCCAGCCCCAAAGAGAACTTACCGAAGAAGAACTAGCACAGAGGCTTGCCAAAAAGAGAGATATTCAGATTGAAAACTACAAAGAATTCAAGTTCCCCCCATCTGCTGCTATTGAGAATAGCACTCAGCCATACATCTTCGCAAGAAACTAGCCCAACCGAGTCACCCGCGTCGATGAGAGTGCCATTCACTCACTGAAGGGTGCTAAGAAATTGGATGTTGGCAACAACTCAGCAGGAATTGTTGAATTTTACGACTTCCCAGCCCTTCCCAACAAGGGCGAGCTTTAGCGAGATAAAGTGGCCGGCTTCAAGGAGCTAACGGGCATCAAATACAGCGATTTTGAGAAGCGAGGAAGCGAATTGATGGTGGAGATAGTCCGAGCCTTTGACAGCTCCTTTAAATGATGAGCATTTGTATAATTATAAACTACCATATGGAAACAGTCTTCAAGGAAATCCTCAACAAACGCCAAGGTCATTCGCATCCTCACCAAGGTTACATAGCAACACCCCAAACTGAGCGAAGAAATAGATCTTGCCCTCTACGCAgctatcaaaatttaaaaaactgcTAATAAATATCTGGAAAGTGGTGCAGCGAATTAGCATATTTTCGCTCCTGTTGTTAACGAATACAAGATAAGCCGTAACGACGAAACCAAGATGCTTTTTTCACTGCTGCGATTCAAAACATCTAAAACTTCAAAGACTCCACATTCAAATTATAACGAAAGATAAATGTTCTAATAAACTAGCAATAGCCCCAGAAGATTAAAAGGCCGCCAAGCCAATCTATCTACCCCGTCACCAACCTCGCctagataaaaatgaaaaagaaaaagaaaagcaagaggGATGCAGATAACGACAGTCACGATGCTTCATCAAATCTCAGTGCTATCGATGCAAGTATTGTAAAATTAGTAAAGGAGATTAAATTAGTGATGAACAACTAAGCAGAAGAATCAATGTCCGAGCATAATTAATCATAGGCATGAATGATATTTGGTAGCATATTTCTCCCCTATGACTCCAATATGAATAATTCACCTTATATCTATTATCTTTCCAATAATATATAGTAATCAAATCATCCCTTTTTAACTTCCTTGTCAAACTAGTCATCAAATTCCCTAAATTGAGGAAAGATCTTTTTCTTTACCACCTTCACCTCCTTTTTCACGTATTTTCCTGTTTAGTATTTAATCCCCTCTGGAATTTCTTCCTCTCTGTGTACTTTTTTACACAACTTAAATTCAGGATCAGGACAGAAGGTTTTCGCCCTCACAGGACGTTTGCTTGTATCTTTGGGCTTGCGGTGTATGTTAGGCGAATCGCTATCAGAGGAGGAATCAAGTTCAAAGCCGTATTACATAGCACTGAAGTGGAAGACACTATGTAAGTATTCTAATACTTCTTGAGTCTGCAGGTTGGGCACGGCTTGCTGCAATGACATCATCAGCTCGGCCGTCCCTGCCTCCACTCGAAACTTCTCCTTTATGCGGTAGAAGGATTCAGTGGAATCGGCTTCCTCCCAGCTCACCCGTGGCAATTTGAGGAATTCGTACATGATGAAGGAGAAGGCTTCGTGCTTGTTCCAACCGTAGGAGAGCAGCCTCGAGCGCAGTTTCTTTATCCTCTGCAACAGCATCGCCAGCGTCACCTTTTCGCCCTATTCTTGCATAATAACTATTTTATAATAGGCAGCAATACTATCACCTTATCATCTGGAAATTCAGTCCAGAGTGCTCCCCAAGAGACGCTGGTTTAGCTATTCTATCATTCGGTCTTGCCGCTTTATTGTGCTCCTGGCTGATTCCAACTCCCGAGCAATATCGAATATTTTTGATTGTTTCTGCTTCTTGTCGTCTTGCAGCAGTAGCGTTCTCCTTGCCGAGACTAGTCGGTTCTTTTCTACTCTGCTTGATTTGACCTCAGCCTTTGACTTCTCAAGCTCCTGGATGTCGAGATTGAGAGATTTTTACCTGCTTTAGCGTGAAGGCACTATACGCCTTGTGAAACCGGTGGCTGTTTGAGAACGAGTGGTGTGCGCATAGTCTCATTTAGTTCTCTCTTGAGCGAGCATTTTAATTATTAAGGTCTTTACGTTCCTTTGcaaactcattttcttttttgcgcATAAAGTTAAGCTCATAAACAAGTTCGgaattttctttcatcttccgcataactttttttcctttccacgTAACACTTTATCTGCTCCTGAGGTCACCTGCATAAGGCTTTCCTCCACATGTCGCAAATGCCTTGCCATTTCCTCAGACGTATCATCTGTCTTTTT
This is a stretch of genomic DNA from Nymphaea colorata isolate Beijing-Zhang1983 unplaced genomic scaffold, ASM883128v2 scaffold0305, whole genome shotgun sequence. It encodes these proteins:
- the LOC116244776 gene encoding uncharacterized protein LOC116244776; amino-acid sequence: MPIIDIVISGSAKMTSVFNPTLFKGKLALISGGATGICYEIAKQFLIHGASVYIISRKIENINKAVKSLAEETGNKTFGEARAMTVLMIDTVGTFLLSKYTAELSMKKSGVILNISANLHYSGTALQAHSGTAKAGVDALTKHMAVEFGPRDIRVIGICPGPIQGTEGIDRLNPKDVKTEQLLPLQRLGTKLDVANACLFSASSAASYVTGSIIMVDGGSTLTQPNFAFSSK